Proteins encoded together in one Musa acuminata AAA Group cultivar baxijiao chromosome BXJ3-6, Cavendish_Baxijiao_AAA, whole genome shotgun sequence window:
- the LOC103987567 gene encoding polyadenylate-binding protein-interacting protein 7 isoform X1, whose amino-acid sequence MNSSNKGLYGSKDLKLGSLNMANSLNPNAAEFVPSALKYAYGTAKSSGAAKLDLPGSSEKVVLDRSESDISNNSDDEVHKFWQHQLPDDITPDFEIVGQEELHEPGHLTLAGLSIHDGVEQSKFSTSMTDQILDMRQDLSSLSTDNINLSGKMRSPGSIYSREQSLVASMTSAADIWGKPMINGEQQGEGHQWDRDYNAGPVDNLIDDNVFLENSITDPIEFLSSQFPGFAAQSLADVYYGNGCDLDLTIEILTQLELQVDAGFGQKLNSQSLATPNFSPLDFPALPVADTLNGLSKYSGEEAHNGSNMYRYPSGISRGDIDFASTVRKLASQNSGHWRYERNGSADGAAGSSKNSQLLSNSYNGNNKMVFGDRWHGSRVSRSSPVWLETGEAVANIYSESREEARDFARLRNTCFEQARLAYLIGNKALAKELSMKGQLYSIQMKAAHEKAKETIYRKRNPQSREMQGYSRGQDHLIDLHGLHVTEAKHVLDHELRLLRSTARATGQRLQVMVCVGTGHHTKGTRTPARLPAAVEQYLLDEGLDYTHHQPGLFRVVIY is encoded by the exons ATGAATTCATCCAACAAAGGTCTTTATGGCAGTAAGGATTTGAAGTTGGGTTCATTGAACATGGCTAACTCATTAAACCCCAATGCGGCAGAATTTGTTCCTTCAGCTCTTAAATACGCCTATGGGACCGCTAAAAGCTCAGGTGCAGCAAAGCTTGATCTTCCAGGATCTTCTGAAAAAGTAGTCTTAGATCGATCAGAGTCTGATATCTCAAATAATTCGGATGATGAGGTACACAAGTTCTGGCAACATCAACTTCCAGACGACATCACTCCTGACTTTGAAATCGTAGGACAAGAAGAGCTGCATGAACCTGGACATCTTACACTTGCAGGTTTGTCAATTCACGATGGTGTTGAGCAATCAAAATTTTCAACGTCAATGACTGACCAGATATTGGATAtgcggcaagatctttcttctctttcaacTGACAATATCAACTTGAGTGGAAAGATGAGATCTCCTGGATCCATCTATTCCAGAGAACAATCACTGGTTGCGTCCATGACTTCGGCTGCTGATATATGGGGTAAACCTATGATAAATGGTGAACAGCAAGGGGAGGGGCATCAGTGGGATAGAGATTATAATGCTGGTCCAGTGGATAATTTGATAGATGACAATGTGTTTCTTGAGAACTCAATCACAGATCCAATAGAATTCTTGTCATCACAATTTCCTGGGTTTGCTGCTCAGAGCCTCGCAGATGTTTATTATGGGAATGGATGTGATTTGGACTTGACCATTGAGATTCTGACTCAGCTTGAG CTTCAGGTTGATGCTGGTTTTGGTCAGAAGCTTAATTCACAGTCCTTGGCCACTCCAAACTTTAGCCCATTGGATTTTCCTGCTCTTCCGGTAGCAGACACTCTGAATGGATTGTCAAAGTATTCCGGAGAAGAAGCTCATAATGGTTCTAATATGTATAGATATCCTTCTGGTATATCAAGAGGCGATATTGATTTTGCTTCAACTGTTAGGAAGCTAGCCTCACAGAATTCTGGTCACTGGAGGTATGAGAGAAACGGTTCGGCTGATGGTGCTGCTGGTTCAAGTAAAAATTCCCAGCTGTTATCCAACTCATACAATGGTAATAATAAGATGGTTTTTGGAGATAGGTGGCATGGATCACGTGTATCTCGGTCATCTCCTGTTTGGCTTGAGACTGGGGAAGCAGTGG CTAATATTTATTCAGAGTCAAGGGAAGAAGCTCGTGATTTTGCACGCCTTCGAAACACATGCTTTGAACAG GCAAGACTAGCCTATTTGATTGGAAACAAGGCTCTAGCCAAGGAACTGAGTATGAAGGGTCAGTTGTACAGCATTCAGATGAAAGCAGCTCATGAAAAAGCTAAAGAAACAATTTACCGAAAAAG GAACCCACAGTCTCGTGAGATGCAGGGCTACAGCCGGGGGCAAGATCATCTGATTGATCTCCATGGTCTTCATGTGACTGAAGCTAAACATGTTCTAGATCATGAGCTGAGACTTCTGAGAAGCACAGCAAGGGCCACCGGGCAGAGGCTGCAGGTGATGGTGTGTGTTGGGACTGGCCACCATACCAAGGGCACTCGAACTCCCGCCAGGCTCCCTGCGGCAGTCGAGCAGTACCTGCTCGACGAAGGCCTTGACTACACCCACCACCAACCGGGTCTGTTCCGTGTCGTCATATATTGA
- the LOC103987567 gene encoding polyadenylate-binding protein-interacting protein 7 isoform X2 — MNSSNKGLYGSKDLKLGSLNMANSLNPNAAEFVPSALKYAYGTAKSSGAAKLDLPGSSEKVVLDRSESDISNNSDDEVHKFWQHQLPDDITPDFEIVGQEELHEPGHLTLAGLSIHDGVEQSKFSTSMTDQILDMRQDLSSLSTDNINLSGKMRSPGSIYSREQSLVASMTSAADIWGKPMINGEQQGEGHQWDRDYNAGPVDNLIDDNVFLENSITDPIEFLSSQFPGFAAQSLADVYYGNGCDLDLTIEILTQLEVDAGFGQKLNSQSLATPNFSPLDFPALPVADTLNGLSKYSGEEAHNGSNMYRYPSGISRGDIDFASTVRKLASQNSGHWRYERNGSADGAAGSSKNSQLLSNSYNGNNKMVFGDRWHGSRVSRSSPVWLETGEAVANIYSESREEARDFARLRNTCFEQARLAYLIGNKALAKELSMKGQLYSIQMKAAHEKAKETIYRKRNPQSREMQGYSRGQDHLIDLHGLHVTEAKHVLDHELRLLRSTARATGQRLQVMVCVGTGHHTKGTRTPARLPAAVEQYLLDEGLDYTHHQPGLFRVVIY, encoded by the exons ATGAATTCATCCAACAAAGGTCTTTATGGCAGTAAGGATTTGAAGTTGGGTTCATTGAACATGGCTAACTCATTAAACCCCAATGCGGCAGAATTTGTTCCTTCAGCTCTTAAATACGCCTATGGGACCGCTAAAAGCTCAGGTGCAGCAAAGCTTGATCTTCCAGGATCTTCTGAAAAAGTAGTCTTAGATCGATCAGAGTCTGATATCTCAAATAATTCGGATGATGAGGTACACAAGTTCTGGCAACATCAACTTCCAGACGACATCACTCCTGACTTTGAAATCGTAGGACAAGAAGAGCTGCATGAACCTGGACATCTTACACTTGCAGGTTTGTCAATTCACGATGGTGTTGAGCAATCAAAATTTTCAACGTCAATGACTGACCAGATATTGGATAtgcggcaagatctttcttctctttcaacTGACAATATCAACTTGAGTGGAAAGATGAGATCTCCTGGATCCATCTATTCCAGAGAACAATCACTGGTTGCGTCCATGACTTCGGCTGCTGATATATGGGGTAAACCTATGATAAATGGTGAACAGCAAGGGGAGGGGCATCAGTGGGATAGAGATTATAATGCTGGTCCAGTGGATAATTTGATAGATGACAATGTGTTTCTTGAGAACTCAATCACAGATCCAATAGAATTCTTGTCATCACAATTTCCTGGGTTTGCTGCTCAGAGCCTCGCAGATGTTTATTATGGGAATGGATGTGATTTGGACTTGACCATTGAGATTCTGACTCAGCTTGAG GTTGATGCTGGTTTTGGTCAGAAGCTTAATTCACAGTCCTTGGCCACTCCAAACTTTAGCCCATTGGATTTTCCTGCTCTTCCGGTAGCAGACACTCTGAATGGATTGTCAAAGTATTCCGGAGAAGAAGCTCATAATGGTTCTAATATGTATAGATATCCTTCTGGTATATCAAGAGGCGATATTGATTTTGCTTCAACTGTTAGGAAGCTAGCCTCACAGAATTCTGGTCACTGGAGGTATGAGAGAAACGGTTCGGCTGATGGTGCTGCTGGTTCAAGTAAAAATTCCCAGCTGTTATCCAACTCATACAATGGTAATAATAAGATGGTTTTTGGAGATAGGTGGCATGGATCACGTGTATCTCGGTCATCTCCTGTTTGGCTTGAGACTGGGGAAGCAGTGG CTAATATTTATTCAGAGTCAAGGGAAGAAGCTCGTGATTTTGCACGCCTTCGAAACACATGCTTTGAACAG GCAAGACTAGCCTATTTGATTGGAAACAAGGCTCTAGCCAAGGAACTGAGTATGAAGGGTCAGTTGTACAGCATTCAGATGAAAGCAGCTCATGAAAAAGCTAAAGAAACAATTTACCGAAAAAG GAACCCACAGTCTCGTGAGATGCAGGGCTACAGCCGGGGGCAAGATCATCTGATTGATCTCCATGGTCTTCATGTGACTGAAGCTAAACATGTTCTAGATCATGAGCTGAGACTTCTGAGAAGCACAGCAAGGGCCACCGGGCAGAGGCTGCAGGTGATGGTGTGTGTTGGGACTGGCCACCATACCAAGGGCACTCGAACTCCCGCCAGGCTCCCTGCGGCAGTCGAGCAGTACCTGCTCGACGAAGGCCTTGACTACACCCACCACCAACCGGGTCTGTTCCGTGTCGTCATATATTGA
- the LOC135640235 gene encoding proteasome subunit alpha type-6-like isoform X1, whose amino-acid sequence MSRGTGAGYDRHITIFSPEGRLYQVEYAFKAVKASGITSIGVRGKDSVCVVTQKKVPVSVWLPRSLTPSWMRSSLCITVLIFVLVVGKLMQDKLLDQTSVTHLFPITKYLGLLATGITADARSLVQQARNEAAEFRFKWGYEMPVDVLAKWIADKSQIYTQHAYMRPLGIVAMILGIDEEKGPQLFKCDPAGHFFGHKATSAGLKEQEAINFLEKKMKNDPAFSYEETVQIAISALQSVLQEDFKATEIEVGVVRKEDTVFRVLSTEEIDEHLTAISERD is encoded by the exons ATGAGTCGCGGAACCGGAGCCGGCTACGATCGTCACATCACGATCTTCTCCCCCGAGGGCCGTCTCTACCAAGTCG AATATGCGTTCAAGGCCGTGAAGGCGTCCGGGATCACGTCGATTGGGGTCAGAGGGAAGGATTCCGTATGTGTTGTCACTCAGAAGAAGGTTCCCGTGAGTGTCTGGTTACCTCGATCTTTAACACCGTCGTGGATGCGATCTTCCCTTTGTATTACGGTATTAATCTTTGTTCTTGTTGTGGGAAAACTAATGCAGGACAAGCTTTTGGATCAGACCAGTGTCACGCATCTCTTTCCCATCACGAAGTACCTCGGACTGTTAGCGACTGGGATAACAG ctgatgcaagaTCTTTAGTCCAACAAGCAAGAAATGAAGCAGCCGAATTTCGTTTTAAATGGGGATATGAGATGCCTGTAGATGTATTAGCCAAATG GATAGCAGATAAATCACAGATTTACACCCAACATGCCTATATGAGACCCCTTGGAATAG TTGCTATGATCTTGGGTATTGACGAAGAGAAAGGACCTCAGCTCTTTAAATGTGACCCAGCTGGGCATTTCTTTGGTCACAAG GCCACAAGTGCAGGCCTGAAAGAGCAAGAAGCAATCAActttttggaaaagaaaatgaagaatgatCCTGCATTCTCATACGAGGAAACTGTGCAG ATCGCAATATCTGCTCTGCAATCAGTTCTTCAGGAGGATTTTAAAGCTACGGAGATAGAG GTGGGAGTTGTGAGGAAAGAAGATACAGTTTTCAGAGTGTTGTCGACAGAGGAGATTGATGAACACCTGACAGCAATCAGTGAACGGGATTGA
- the LOC135640235 gene encoding proteasome subunit alpha type-6-like isoform X2 encodes MSRGTGAGYDRHITIFSPEGRLYQVEYAFKAVKASGITSIGVRGKDSVCVVTQKKVPDKLLDQTSVTHLFPITKYLGLLATGITADARSLVQQARNEAAEFRFKWGYEMPVDVLAKWIADKSQIYTQHAYMRPLGIVAMILGIDEEKGPQLFKCDPAGHFFGHKATSAGLKEQEAINFLEKKMKNDPAFSYEETVQIAISALQSVLQEDFKATEIEVGVVRKEDTVFRVLSTEEIDEHLTAISERD; translated from the exons ATGAGTCGCGGAACCGGAGCCGGCTACGATCGTCACATCACGATCTTCTCCCCCGAGGGCCGTCTCTACCAAGTCG AATATGCGTTCAAGGCCGTGAAGGCGTCCGGGATCACGTCGATTGGGGTCAGAGGGAAGGATTCCGTATGTGTTGTCACTCAGAAGAAGGTTCCC GACAAGCTTTTGGATCAGACCAGTGTCACGCATCTCTTTCCCATCACGAAGTACCTCGGACTGTTAGCGACTGGGATAACAG ctgatgcaagaTCTTTAGTCCAACAAGCAAGAAATGAAGCAGCCGAATTTCGTTTTAAATGGGGATATGAGATGCCTGTAGATGTATTAGCCAAATG GATAGCAGATAAATCACAGATTTACACCCAACATGCCTATATGAGACCCCTTGGAATAG TTGCTATGATCTTGGGTATTGACGAAGAGAAAGGACCTCAGCTCTTTAAATGTGACCCAGCTGGGCATTTCTTTGGTCACAAG GCCACAAGTGCAGGCCTGAAAGAGCAAGAAGCAATCAActttttggaaaagaaaatgaagaatgatCCTGCATTCTCATACGAGGAAACTGTGCAG ATCGCAATATCTGCTCTGCAATCAGTTCTTCAGGAGGATTTTAAAGCTACGGAGATAGAG GTGGGAGTTGTGAGGAAAGAAGATACAGTTTTCAGAGTGTTGTCGACAGAGGAGATTGATGAACACCTGACAGCAATCAGTGAACGGGATTGA